One window of Paenibacillus sp. FSL K6-3182 genomic DNA carries:
- the infA gene encoding translation initiation factor IF-1 produces the protein MAKEDIIEVEGTVIEPLPNATFKVELENGHQILAHVSGKLRMHFIRILTGDKVVIQLSPYDLSKGRITYRK, from the coding sequence GAAGACATCATTGAGGTCGAAGGTACGGTTATTGAACCGTTGCCGAATGCCACGTTCAAGGTGGAGCTGGAGAACGGTCATCAAATTCTCGCACATGTTTCCGGTAAGCTCAGAATGCACTTTATTCGCATCCTGACAGGAGACAAGGTGGTTATACAGTTATCGCCTTATGATTTATCAAAAGGGCGCATCACCTATCGTAAATAG
- the rpmJ gene encoding 50S ribosomal protein L36 encodes MKVRPSVKPICEKCKVIRRKGNVMVICENPKHKQKQG; translated from the coding sequence ATGAAGGTTAGACCTTCGGTAAAGCCGATCTGCGAAAAATGCAAAGTCATTCGTCGCAAAGGCAACGTTATGGTGATTTGTGAAAATCCGAAACACAAACAAAAACAAGGATAG
- the rpsM gene encoding 30S ribosomal protein S13, translated as MARIAGVDLPRDKRVEIALTYIFGIGKTTSQKLLNTAEVSYDTRVRDLTEDELARLREAIDKSVKVEGDLRREISLNIKRLTEIGCYRGLRHRRGLPVRGQRTKTNARTRKGPRRTVANKKK; from the coding sequence ATGGCACGTATAGCTGGTGTAGACTTGCCGCGTGACAAACGCGTCGAAATCGCCCTGACATACATTTTCGGTATCGGCAAAACAACGTCGCAAAAACTTTTGAATACAGCTGAAGTTAGCTACGACACTCGTGTTCGTGACTTGACAGAAGACGAACTTGCTCGCCTTCGCGAAGCAATTGATAAATCTGTTAAAGTAGAAGGCGACTTGCGTCGTGAAATTTCACTTAACATTAAACGTCTGACTGAAATCGGATGCTACCGTGGACTTCGTCACCGTCGCGGCTTGCCTGTTCGCGGTCAACGTACTAAGACAAATGCACGTACGCGTAAAGGTCCTCGTCGGACTGTAGCTAACAAGAAGAAATAA